The Oreochromis niloticus isolate F11D_XX linkage group LG15, O_niloticus_UMD_NMBU, whole genome shotgun sequence genome includes a region encoding these proteins:
- the LOC112842528 gene encoding uncharacterized protein LOC112842528, which yields MSLNTVLLSGPNLNNSLLGVLVRFRKHPVAVTADIQQMFYCFLVREDCRDVLRFVWHKDNDPQKELVDYRMCVHVFGNSPSPAVATYGLRRAAQEGEAKYGSDVRHFIERDFYVDDALKSVPTEHDAIDLLKRTQDMLADSNLRLLKIASNKVEVMDAFSPQDRAKDLQNLDLFEDELPDQRSLGVKWNIMEDYFTFHIPHAEKPYTRRGVLSTVNSVFDPLGFLAPVTVRGRLLLRELLLQTTEWDSPLPEDLKGRWIEWQQSLQCLSKVNVPRTYTKMSLSQAECVELCVFSDASMKAICAVSYLKVTTGDGKTEVGFALGKARLAPQPELTVPRLELCAAVMAVEMAEVICEEIDHPIDKTSFYTDSKVVLGYIHNQSRHFYVYVNNRVCRIRESTTPEQWHFITTDQNPADHGSRSVPAAELEHTTWFTGPAFLQCSSYIHLEQTDYKLLDPDNDAEVRPEVKTLCTNITKEVLGSGRWERFSTWCSLRKTMSNLIHIAQCFSQSNVEPNCKGWHICKTAITPELLDQAETMIIKNVQFETYADEIKRISEKQNLPKNSSLVKLNPVIGSDNLLRIGGRINRAGLGVKDTNPVILPGSHYITTLLVRHHHEKVSHQGRHFTEGAVRESGLWIVGGKGCISRVISKCVTCKKLRGKFEEQLMSDLPVDRLQVEPPFSYVGMDMFGPWEVTTRRTRGGQANRKRWAILFTCLCTRAVHIEVVEEMSSSSFINALRRPRTRKTTALRLRH from the coding sequence ATGTCGCTCAACACAGTGCTGTTATCAGGACCCAATCTGAACAACAGTCTATTAGGCGTGCTAGTGAGATTCAGGAAACATCCAGTTGCAGTAACCGCAGATATCCAGCAGATGTTCTATTGCTTCCTGGTGCGCGAGGACTGCAGAGATGTACTGAGGTTTGTCTGGCACAAAGACAACGATCCACAGAAAGAGCTCGTGGATTACAGGATGTGCGTGCATGTATTTGGAAACAGCCCCTCGCCTGCTGTAGCCACATATGGTTTGAGGAGGGCTGCGCAGGAAGGAGAAGCCAAATACGGGTCAGATGTTCGCCATTTCATTGAGCGTGATTTTTATGTTGATGATGCTTTAAAGTCTGTTCCCACCGAACATGATGCTATCGACCTCCTGAAACGGACACAAGACATGCTAGCAGACTCAAACCTTCGCCTCTTAAAAATAGCATCAAATAAGGTTGAAGTGATGGACGCATTCTCACCTCAAGACCGAGCCAAGGATCTCCAAAATCTGGACCTGTTCGAGGATGAACTCCCAGATCAGCGCAGTCTTGGAGTAAAGTGGAATATAATGGAGGACTATTTCACTTTTCACATTCCTCACGCTGAAAAGCCATACACACGAAGAGGAGTCCTTTCAACTGTGAACAGTGTGTTTGACCCGCTCGGGTTTTTGGCCCCAGTCACCGTTCGAGGACGTCTGCTTCTAAGAGAGTTGTTGCTACAGACAACAGAGTGGGACTCACCTCTCCCAGAGGATCTGAAAGGCAGATGGATAGAATGGCAACAGTCCCTCCAATGCCTCAGCAAAGTCAATGTTCCACGCACTTACactaaaatgtcactgtcacAGGCTGAATGTGTAGAACTTTGTGTCTTTTCAGATGCGTCCATGAAGGCAATATGTGCAGTTTCATACCTCAAGGTCACCACTGGGGATGGCAAGACAGAGGTTGGGTTTGCCCTAGGTAAGGCACGACTCGCTCCACAGCCAGAACTCACTGTACCTAGGCTCGAACTCTGTGCCGCAGTAATGGCGGTTGAAATGGCAGAGGTCATATGTGAAGAGATTGATCACCCTATAGACAAAACTAGTTTCTATACAGACAGCAAGGTGGTTCTTGGTTATATTCATAACCAATCCAGACATTTTTATGTCTATGTAAACAATCGTGTGTGTCGTATTAGAGAGTCAACTACTCCAGAACAATGGCATTTCATTACGACCGACCAGAATCCTGCTGACCACGGCTCACGATCAGTTCCAGCTGCTGAGTTAGAACACACGACATGGTTCACAGGTCCAGCGTTTCTCCAGTGCTCTTCATACATCCATCTAGAGCAGACTGATTACAAATTGCTGGACCCAGACAACGACGCAGAGGTACGCCCAGAGGTAAAGACGCTTTGCACTAACATAACAAAGGAAGTTTTGGGCTCAGGACGTTGGGAGCGTTTCTCCACATGGTGCTCACTTCGGAAAACCATGTCAAACTTGATTCACATCGCACAATGCTTTTCACAATCAAACGTTGAGCCAAACTGTAAAGGATGGCACATTTGTAAAACGGCCATCACCCCAGAACTGTTAGATCAAGCAGAGACaatgatcattaaaaatgtgcaGTTCGAAACATATGCAGACGAGATAAAGCGGATCTCTGAAAAACAGAACCTCCCTAAAAACAGCTCGCTGGTAAAACTAAACCCTGTGATTGGAAGTGACAATCTGCTGAGAATCGGTGGTCGCATTAATCGTGCGGGGCTGGGAGTAAAAGACACCAACCCTGTAATCTTGCCAGGCAGTCACTACATCACTACCCTCCTTGTGCGCCACCACCATGAGAAAGTAAGCCATCAAGGCAGGCATTTTACAGAGGGCGCTGTCCGAGAAAGTGGCTTGTGGATTGTGGGAGGGAAAGGATGCATTAGCAGAGTCATAAGTAAATGTGTGACATGCAAGAAGCTGAGAGGGAAGTTTGAGGAGCAATTAATGAGTGATTTGCCCGTAGATCGCCTCCAAGTTGAGCCTCCCTTTTCTTACGTGGGCATGGACATGTTTGGCCCATGGGAAGTAACTACAAGGCGAACAAGAGGGGGACAAGCAAACAGAAAGCGGTGGGCAATATTATTCACGTGCCTGTGTACAAGGGCTGTCCACATTGAAGTAGTGGAGGAGATGAGCTCTTCGAGTTTCATTAACGCACTGAGGCGTCCGAGGACCCGCAAAACAACTGCGCTCAGACTGCGGCACTAA
- the LOC102078554 gene encoding uncharacterized protein LOC102078554, whose product MGKAKLAPVPFHTIPRLELGAAVLAVEIAELLVKELDISLDSLKFYTDSKVVLGYIYNESKRFYVYVSNRVERIRKFSRPEQWQYVHTDDNPADVATRSVPPAHLLSTKWLTGPHFLRCSGDIDSSKGTSYDLIDPDSDTEVRSHITTVANPHRSMGSHQFERFSMWQPLVRAVASLVHIVQSFKSEKDSNGQDCKGWHHCLKPHKMDTLSQAKHTIIGCVQRETYQVEVSCLEKGEVIPKNSPLRKLSPILDDSKLLRLGGRLQHASIETHEKHPLIIPGRSHVATLLVNYYHERVHHQGRVFTEGAIRTAGIWIVGAKKCISRNLHKCVTCNKLRGRPAEQKMANLPPDRLSTEPPFTNVGLDVFGPWNVSTRRTRGGAANSKRWVVLFTCLSVRAVHIELIESMDTSSFINALRRFFAMRGPVKMICSDCGTNFKGACRELQILLRDETDISRYLSEEGCTWLFNPPHSSHVGGVWERMIGVSRQILDALLSQISPSHLTHEVLSTLMAEVGAIINARPLAPISSDPDSPFLLTPAMILTQKVCTPLAPPGAFEATDMYRQQWKRVQHLANTFWERWRREYLSTLQSRSKWQNSQPNVKEGDLVLLKDPQVKRNQWPMALVTKAYLDSDGKVRKLELKVTKGGTVKTFFRPVTEVVVLLSM is encoded by the coding sequence ATGGGGAAAGCCAAGTTAGCCCCCGTGCCATTCCACACTATTCCCAGGCTGGAATTAGGTGCTGCTGTTCTGGCAGTGGAAATTGCTGAGCTGCTTGTGAAAGAGCTGGACATTAGTCTTGACAGCCTGAAGTTCTATACTGACAGCAAGGTGGTGCTGGGGTATATTTACAATGAAAGCAAGAGATTTTATGTGTATGTCAGCAACAGAGTGGAACGGATAAGGAAGTTCTCACGCCCTGAACAGTGGCAATATGTCCACACTGATGACAACCCTGCAGATGTTGCCACCAGGTCAGTGCCTCCAGCTCATCTTTTAAGCACCAAATGGCTTACAGGTCCCCATTTTCTGAGATGTTCTGGGGACATAGACTCAAGTAAAGGAACATCCTATGACCTCATTGATCCAGACTCTGATACAGAGGTCAGAAGCCACATCACTACTGTTGCAAACCCCCATAGGAGTATGGGGTCGCATCAATTTGAAAGATTCTCCATGTGGCAACCCCTTGTCAGAGCTGTGGCCTCCCTAGTCCACATCGTCCAATCCTTCAAGTCTGAGAAGGATAGCAATGGGCAAGATTGCAAAGGCTGGCACCACTGTTTGAAGCCACACAAAATGGATACACtgtcacaagcaaagcataccATTATTGGATGTGTACAAAGGGAGACATACCAAGTGGAAGTGTCTTGTTTGGAGAAAGGCGAAGTAATTCCCAAAAACAGTCCTCTGAGGAAGCTCAGCCCAATTCTTGATGATAGCAAACTTTTAAGACTTGGTGGGCGGCTCCAGCATGCTTCAATCGAGACACATGAAAAACATCCTCTCATCATTCCTGGCCGCAGTCACGTAGCTACTCTACTTGTAAACTATTACCATGAGCGGGTTCACCATCAAGGCAGAGTTTTTACTGAGGGAGCTATCCGCACGGCTGGCATCTGGATTGTAGGGGCGAAGAAATGTATCTCCAGAAACCTGCACAAGTGTGTTACATGCAACAAACTTCGTGGTAGACCCGCAGAGCAGAAGATGGCAAATCTTCCACCCGATCGTCTCAGCACTGAACCCCCATTTACAAATGTGGGTCTGGATGTATTCGGGCCCTGGAATGTCTCCACCCGTCGCACCCGAGGTGGGGCAGCAAACTCTAAAAGGTGGGTAGTACTCTTCACGTGTTTAAGTGTTCGTGCTGTGCATATCGAGCTCATAGAGTCAATGGACACATCGAGCTTCATTAATGCTCTACGGCGGTTCTTTGCTATGCGTGGTCCTGTGAAGATGATCTGCTCTGACTGTGGCACAAACTTTAAGGGGGCTTGCAGAGAACTTCAAATTCTCCTACGGGATGAAACCGACATCTCAAGGTACCTCAGTGAGGAAGGATGCACATGGCTGTTCAACCCACCTCATTCTTCCCATGTGGGAGGAGTGTGGGAAAGAATGATTGGGGTTTCGAGACAGATTCTTGACGCTCTGCTTTCTCAGATCAGTCCCTCACATCTCACTCATGAAGTGCTTTCGACCCTTATGGCTGAAGTAGGAGCGATAATAAATGCAAGGCCTCTTGCTCCCATCTCAAGTGATCCAGATTCACCGTTTCTTCTGACTCCAGCAATGATCTTGACACAGAAGGTCTGCACCCCTCTTGCTCCTCCTGGAGCATTTGAAGCTACAGATATGTATCGTCAGCAGTGGAAACGTGTCCAGCACTTGGCGAATACATTTTGGGAGAGATGGAGACGGGAATATCTCTCTACTCTTCAAAGTCGAAGCAAATGGCAAAATAGTCAGCCCAATGTCAAGGAAGGGGACTTGGTGTTGCTCAAAGACCCTCAGGTAAAAAGAAATCAGTGGCCAATGGCTCTTGTCACCAAGGCTTACCTAGACAGCGATGGAAAGGTCAGGAAACTCGAACTGAAGGTCACGAAAGGAGGTACTGTTAAGACCTTCTTTAGACCAGTAACCGAAGTAGTGGTACTTTTGTCTATGTGA